A part of Candidatus Deferrimicrobium borealis genomic DNA contains:
- a CDS encoding tetratricopeptide repeat protein: MSRELAGLIRMGKNAFSEADCLRAERHLLEALEGGAKYPDLLYTLGLIDHQRGNYRRAVERFGQAVSLNPDYTEALLSLSITLNDMGRYDEARDAYDRAAEILSRKGGSPGENLFRGRIANLHKELGELYLALGQHDDAIREFRNALSVAPGYPDLRVRLVTALREAGRTDEACNEVDAFLAETPGNAAALIQKGILHYLAGEKAPARRAWEEAHYKEPLNKIVQVYLNTIGRENPPG, from the coding sequence ATGAGCCGGGAACTGGCCGGGCTGATCCGGATGGGAAAGAACGCCTTCAGCGAGGCGGACTGCCTGCGGGCCGAGCGGCACCTGCTCGAGGCCCTCGAGGGCGGCGCGAAATACCCCGACCTCCTCTACACGCTGGGCCTGATCGACCACCAGCGGGGGAATTACCGGCGGGCGGTCGAGCGGTTCGGGCAGGCGGTCTCCCTCAACCCCGATTATACCGAAGCGCTGCTCTCCCTCTCCATCACGCTGAACGACATGGGCCGGTACGACGAGGCGCGGGACGCCTACGACCGCGCCGCGGAGATCCTCTCCCGGAAGGGGGGATCGCCCGGGGAGAACCTGTTCCGCGGGCGGATCGCGAACCTGCACAAGGAGCTGGGGGAACTCTACCTCGCGCTGGGCCAGCACGACGACGCGATCCGGGAATTCCGGAACGCTCTCTCCGTCGCGCCGGGATACCCCGACCTTCGGGTTCGACTGGTGACGGCGCTCCGTGAAGCGGGGCGGACGGACGAGGCGTGCAACGAGGTGGACGCGTTTCTCGCGGAGACCCCCGGTAACGCGGCGGCCCTCATCCAGAAGGGGATCCTGCACTACCTCGCCGGGGAGAAGGCGCCGGCGCGACGCGCGTGGGAAGAGGCGCATTACAAGGAGCCGCTCAACAAGATCGTCCAGGTGTACCTGAACACCATCGGCCGGGAAAACCCGCCCGGGTAG
- the bamD gene encoding outer membrane protein assembly factor BamD, with amino-acid sequence MPKARRTLAPWVALLLLLLSPGCSEKLSKQTGLTDADLFARGQQQAERKKYGAAAEAFQVLLERFPSSPLAARAQFGLATNRMANKEEIEAEVAFDDFLRLYPADPKVPDALLMKGDLLYRQVLAPGRDQGKTREAIKTYALFLEREPGTPRAREVSGKILELRNRLALHEATVVQHYLTRKKYESAEARARWAIATYPDVPVAPTLFALLVQSLEKQGKKDDAEIARKTLAENYPDAGGKKPVAVSSLAGAYQMRESYRGRRGRYEITLQPRYVASKEIGADGGSKLELDPGLGFGVGFGYNFTNKLALHLDGSWTRSEYQAKITTTDSGGISTGTTTAGGTLDTATVALNLSYYFLDGPLTPFLMGGIGWTFLDSNIPSGPPEGVCWWDPWYGNVCTFYQNTYTKNYFSYNLGLGARWDVFPGFFLRGSVGWQWVDLGRVGTTDFMGGRLDLGYMF; translated from the coding sequence ATGCCCAAGGCCCGCCGCACACTCGCCCCCTGGGTGGCGCTCCTCCTCCTGCTGCTCTCCCCCGGATGCTCGGAAAAACTCTCCAAACAGACGGGACTCACCGACGCGGATCTGTTCGCGCGCGGGCAACAGCAGGCGGAGCGGAAAAAGTACGGGGCCGCCGCGGAGGCCTTCCAGGTCCTCCTCGAGCGGTTCCCCTCCTCTCCGCTGGCGGCGCGGGCGCAGTTCGGTCTCGCCACGAACCGGATGGCCAACAAGGAAGAGATCGAGGCCGAAGTGGCGTTCGACGACTTCCTGCGCCTCTATCCCGCGGACCCGAAGGTCCCCGACGCCCTGCTCATGAAGGGCGACCTGCTCTACCGGCAGGTCTTGGCGCCCGGGAGGGACCAGGGGAAGACGCGGGAGGCGATCAAGACGTACGCGCTGTTCCTCGAGAGGGAGCCGGGCACCCCCCGCGCCCGGGAAGTCTCCGGGAAGATCCTCGAGCTGCGAAACCGGCTGGCCCTGCACGAGGCGACCGTGGTACAACATTACCTCACCAGGAAAAAGTACGAAAGCGCCGAGGCGCGGGCCCGGTGGGCGATCGCGACGTACCCCGACGTGCCGGTCGCCCCGACGCTCTTCGCCCTGCTCGTCCAGTCGCTCGAAAAACAGGGGAAGAAGGACGATGCGGAGATTGCCCGGAAGACGCTGGCGGAGAACTATCCCGATGCGGGGGGGAAGAAGCCGGTTGCCGTATCGAGCCTCGCCGGGGCGTATCAAATGAGGGAGTCGTACCGGGGCCGCCGGGGCCGGTACGAGATCACCCTCCAGCCGCGCTACGTCGCGTCGAAGGAGATCGGCGCCGATGGAGGGTCGAAGCTCGAGCTCGACCCGGGGCTCGGTTTCGGGGTGGGATTCGGCTACAACTTCACCAACAAGCTCGCCCTGCACCTCGACGGGTCCTGGACCCGCTCGGAGTACCAGGCGAAGATCACCACGACCGACAGCGGCGGGATTTCCACCGGCACGACAACGGCCGGCGGAACCCTGGACACCGCCACGGTCGCCCTCAACCTGAGCTACTACTTCCTGGACGGTCCGTTGACCCCCTTCCTCATGGGCGGGATCGGCTGGACGTTCCTGGACTCGAACATCCCTTCCGGCCCCCCCGAAGGCGTCTGCTGGTGGGACCCCTGGTACGGCAACGTCTGCACGTTCTACCAGAACACCTACACCAAGAATTATTTCTCGTACAATCTGGGGCTCGGCGCGCGCTGGGACGTGTTCCCCGGCTTCTTCCTGCGCGGCAGCGTGGGGTGGCAGTGGGTCGATCTCGGACGGGTGGGAACCACGGACTTCATGGGCGGGCGGCTGGACCTCGGCTACATGTTCTGA
- a CDS encoding ABC transporter substrate-binding protein has translation MRAKSRGLLACAVVLSAVFLCGGALAADTIKVGVLLPLTGAQAKFGEIEKRSYEMAAEEINAKGGVKGMKIELLFEDDTGKPDVGRSGMEKLISREKVPVITGGYSSSVTAAAAPVAQQFKVPFVICTGSADDITEKGYDYVFRINPPASEYPNAVQSFLQEVGKDVKTVALLYENSAFGQSSSKSFEEDAKGLGLKIVVKEGYQAGAIDFKPILTKVKAANPDMIYMVSYVMDASLLMRQSKELRINPKMFVGGGAGFTLPEFAKSAGDASDGVFSATLWVETLPFPGAKEYFDKFQKKYGSETEYHGAEAYAAMYVVADALTRAKSITPKDVRDALVTTDMKTAFGPVKFVSYGKKTQQNKLDTYMVQWQKGELEAVWPKSAATKKYIYPTPPWDKRK, from the coding sequence ATGAGAGCAAAATCCAGAGGGCTGTTGGCGTGCGCGGTGGTGCTGTCGGCGGTTTTCCTGTGTGGCGGCGCTCTCGCGGCGGACACGATCAAGGTGGGGGTCCTGCTCCCCCTGACCGGGGCGCAGGCGAAGTTCGGCGAGATCGAGAAGCGCTCCTACGAGATGGCGGCCGAGGAGATCAACGCCAAGGGCGGGGTCAAGGGGATGAAGATCGAGCTGCTCTTCGAGGACGATACCGGGAAGCCGGACGTCGGGCGTTCGGGAATGGAGAAGCTGATCTCCCGGGAAAAAGTGCCCGTCATCACGGGCGGCTACTCCAGCTCCGTCACCGCGGCGGCGGCGCCGGTCGCCCAGCAGTTCAAGGTGCCGTTCGTCATCTGCACCGGGTCGGCCGACGACATCACGGAGAAGGGGTACGACTACGTCTTCCGCATCAACCCCCCGGCCAGCGAATATCCCAACGCGGTGCAGTCCTTCCTCCAGGAAGTGGGGAAAGACGTAAAGACCGTCGCGCTCCTGTACGAGAACAGCGCGTTCGGCCAGTCCAGCTCGAAGTCGTTCGAGGAGGACGCCAAGGGGCTCGGCCTGAAGATCGTGGTGAAGGAAGGGTACCAGGCGGGCGCGATCGACTTCAAGCCGATCCTCACCAAGGTCAAGGCGGCGAACCCCGACATGATCTACATGGTATCGTACGTCATGGACGCCTCCCTGCTGATGCGCCAGTCGAAGGAGCTCCGGATCAATCCGAAGATGTTCGTCGGCGGCGGGGCCGGGTTCACGCTTCCCGAGTTCGCCAAGAGCGCGGGCGACGCGTCGGACGGCGTGTTCTCCGCCACGCTCTGGGTCGAGACCTTGCCGTTCCCGGGCGCCAAGGAGTATTTCGACAAGTTCCAGAAGAAGTACGGCTCCGAGACCGAATACCACGGCGCGGAGGCGTACGCGGCGATGTATGTCGTCGCCGACGCCCTGACGCGGGCGAAGAGCATCACTCCCAAGGACGTCCGGGACGCCCTGGTCACGACGGACATGAAGACCGCCTTCGGGCCGGTCAAGTTCGTCTCCTACGGCAAGAAGACCCAGCAGAACAAGCTCGACACGTACATGGTCCAGTGGCAGAAAGGGGAGCTCGAGGCGGTGTGGCCGAAGAGCGCCGCCACGAAGAAGTACATCTACCCGACGCCGCCCTGGGACAAGCGCAAGTAA
- a CDS encoding branched-chain amino acid ABC transporter permease has protein sequence MDVFLQTLVAGILKGGLYALIGIGMTLIMGVMGIINLAHGQLMMLAMYVTFVLNTMGVDPYISLFVAMPLLFLLGIVIQKFLLNPLIKVETILPENQVLMTVGIGMVLTEIARFAFTSDYKYITTEYANQTFYLGSISFSMALTIAFVIALAFTAAMFWFLLKTDLGRSIRATAQDKDAATLMGVNTGRITVVTFGLGSALVAAAGCLLAPVYYIFPDLGGPFTAKAFIITILGGLGSTVGAIFGGVTLGLAESMGATYFGMEYEDIVGLTIFILVLLFLPGGFKRLTKV, from the coding sequence ATGGACGTTTTCCTGCAGACCCTCGTGGCGGGGATTCTCAAGGGCGGGCTGTACGCCCTGATCGGGATCGGGATGACCCTCATCATGGGCGTCATGGGGATCATCAACCTGGCCCACGGGCAGTTGATGATGCTGGCGATGTACGTGACGTTCGTCCTCAACACGATGGGGGTCGACCCGTACATCTCGCTCTTCGTCGCGATGCCCCTCCTGTTCCTGCTGGGCATCGTGATCCAGAAGTTCCTCCTGAACCCCCTCATCAAGGTGGAGACGATCCTCCCCGAGAACCAGGTGCTCATGACGGTGGGGATCGGGATGGTGCTCACCGAGATCGCCCGGTTCGCCTTCACGTCGGACTACAAATACATCACCACCGAATACGCCAACCAGACCTTCTACCTCGGGAGCATCTCCTTCAGCATGGCGCTGACGATCGCCTTCGTGATCGCCCTCGCCTTCACGGCGGCCATGTTCTGGTTCCTCCTCAAGACGGACCTCGGGCGCTCCATCCGGGCGACCGCCCAGGACAAGGACGCGGCGACCCTCATGGGCGTGAACACGGGGAGGATCACGGTGGTCACCTTCGGGCTGGGCTCCGCGCTCGTCGCCGCCGCGGGGTGCCTTCTCGCCCCCGTCTACTACATCTTCCCCGACCTCGGGGGACCCTTCACGGCGAAGGCCTTCATCATCACCATCCTGGGCGGACTGGGATCGACGGTGGGCGCCATCTTCGGGGGGGTGACCCTCGGGCTCGCGGAAAGCATGGGGGCGACGTACTTCGGGATGGAGTACGAGGACATCGTCGGCCTTACCATCTTCATCCTGGTGCTCCTGTTCCTGCCCGGCGGCTTCAAGCGGCTGACCAAAGTCTGA
- a CDS encoding branched-chain amino acid ABC transporter permease — protein MMKKYLYPLILLAFLALLPLAVKSNYFLHLMILFLLWVVIGSAWNLLAGFTGQVSFGHAAFFGVGAYAAGLLFHHLQISPWWGMAIGGIVAVLIGLPFGAICFPLRGAYFALASLALGEGIRHVATIAEKFTGGMVGIMIMPTFTSKVPYYYVALGLAILSVASIQAIINSKPGYYFVSIREDQDAAASLGIDTTLYKNISLAISAFWTGMAGALYMNYMGFIDPHVVFSLHDYSVMAILVAIVGGVGTIYGPTIGAFIMVAFQELFRTGFFGLFDYLGKATGSSAFTSLSDAIHKAHVLGFGILVIVVILYLPNGVVGDWEKIKRNVFRINPAR, from the coding sequence ATGATGAAAAAGTACCTCTACCCACTGATCCTTCTGGCGTTCCTCGCCTTGCTCCCCCTGGCCGTGAAGAGCAACTACTTCCTCCACCTGATGATCCTGTTCCTCCTGTGGGTCGTGATCGGCTCCGCCTGGAACCTCCTGGCGGGGTTCACCGGGCAGGTCTCCTTCGGCCACGCGGCCTTTTTCGGCGTCGGCGCCTACGCGGCGGGCCTCCTGTTCCATCACCTGCAGATCTCCCCCTGGTGGGGGATGGCCATCGGGGGGATCGTCGCCGTGCTGATCGGGCTTCCCTTCGGGGCGATCTGCTTCCCCCTGCGGGGAGCGTACTTCGCGCTGGCGTCGCTCGCCCTCGGGGAGGGGATCCGGCACGTCGCCACGATCGCGGAGAAGTTCACCGGCGGGATGGTGGGGATCATGATCATGCCCACCTTCACCTCGAAGGTGCCGTACTACTACGTCGCCCTGGGGTTGGCCATCCTGAGCGTCGCGAGCATACAGGCGATCATCAACTCCAAGCCGGGGTACTACTTCGTCTCCATCCGGGAGGACCAGGACGCGGCGGCGAGCCTGGGGATCGACACGACGCTGTACAAGAACATCTCCCTCGCGATCTCCGCCTTCTGGACCGGGATGGCGGGCGCCCTGTACATGAACTACATGGGGTTCATCGATCCCCACGTGGTCTTCTCCCTCCATGACTACTCCGTGATGGCGATCCTCGTCGCCATCGTGGGCGGCGTTGGGACGATCTACGGGCCCACCATCGGAGCGTTCATCATGGTGGCCTTCCAGGAGCTCTTCCGGACGGGCTTCTTCGGCCTCTTCGACTACCTGGGGAAGGCGACGGGATCCTCGGCCTTCACTTCCCTGTCCGACGCAATCCACAAGGCGCACGTGCTCGGGTTCGGAATCCTGGTCATCGTGGTCATCCTGTACCTGCCCAACGGGGTCGTCGGCGACTGGGAGAAGATCAAGAGGAACGTGTTCCGCATCAACCCAGCGAGATAA